The Plasmodium gaboni strain SY75 chromosome Unknown, whole genome shotgun sequence sequence GTTGCGGTTCCTCCTAGATATGATGAAATATGTAAAGATGTCATGGATGATAGATATGATAAGAGAAAACAACATATGGAAAATCAAgaatattatgataataacCGTATGTTGTTATCGGAAATTCTTCTTCTGGCAAAAAGTGAAGGTAGAAGTTTACGTCAGCAATATAAAAATCGTGGTGGTAACCGTAGTGGAAATCGTGGAGCCAACAGTAATGAGTCAATGTGTATTTCTGCGCGACGATCTTTTGCAGATATTGGCGATATAGTGAAAGGAACAAATCTCGTGGATAGAGATGATGGTAACGACGTTGAAAAACATTTGAAGGAAATGTTCACTACACT is a genomic window containing:
- a CDS encoding putative EMP1-like protein; protein product: VAVPPRYDEICKDVMDDRYDKRKQHMENQEYYDNNRMLLSEILLLAKSEGRSLRQQYKNRGGNRSGNRGANSNESMCISARRSFADIGDIVKGTNLVDRDDGNDVEKHLKEMFTTLRQ